The Paenibacillus sp. FSL W8-0426 region TGATCGCCATCACAAGGTCCATCACTTCAGCTTCGCTAAAGTGTTCGCGCACACGCTCAAACAATGCATCAGGCACGCCTTTCCCCGCAATCAGCGTAACCGTCTCGGCCAACTCCAACGCCACACGCTCTTTATCCGTATACAGCGGAACCTCCCGCCATACGCTCAGCAGCAAAATGTGATCGGCATAATCGCCCAGTTTCATCAGATCCTTCGCATGCATGTCGAGGCAAAATGCGCATCCGTTGATTTGGGACACTCTGATCTTGATCAGCTCATACAATACCTTGTCTTCGAACTGTCCCGATACGTATTGCTCTAGCGCCGACATCGCCTTATATGTGCTTGGGCTGGCTTTCATGTGGTTCATTCTCATTTTCATTAGGTTCGCCTCCAGTTATGGTTTC contains the following coding sequences:
- a CDS encoding carboxymuconolactone decarboxylase family protein; this encodes MKMRMNHMKASPSTYKAMSALEQYVSGQFEDKVLYELIKIRVSQINGCAFCLDMHAKDLMKLGDYADHILLLSVWREVPLYTDKERVALELAETVTLIAGKGVPDALFERVREHFSEAEVMDLVMAINTINSWNRIAITTGMFPGCYK